From a single Phocoena sinus isolate mPhoSin1 chromosome 1, mPhoSin1.pri, whole genome shotgun sequence genomic region:
- the LOC116758811 gene encoding PR domain zinc finger protein 2-like produces MNQNAEPVAAAETLAEVPEHVLRGLPEEVRLFPSAVDKTRVGVWATKPILKGKKFGPFVGDKKKRSQVKNNVYMWEVYYPNLGWMCIDATDPEKGNWLRYVNWACSGEEQNLFPLEINRAIYYKTLKPIAPGEELLVWYNGEDNPEIAAAIEEERASARSKRSSPKSRKDHLEHAAGRASV; encoded by the exons AACGCTGAGCCAGTGGCAGCCGCCGAGACCCTGGCCGAGGTACCTGAACATGTGCTTCGAGGCCTTCCAGAGGAAGTGAGGCTTTTCCCATCTGCTGTTGACAAGACTCGGGTTG GTGTCTGGGCCACTAAGccaattttaaaaggcaaaaagttTGGGCCATTTGTTGGtgataagaaaaaaagatctcAGGTTAAGAATAATGTATACATGTGGGAG GTCTATTACCCAAATTTGGGGTGGATGTGCATTGATGCCACCGATCCAGAGAAGGGGAACTGGCTGCGCTATGTGAATTGGGCTTGCTCAGGAGAAGAGCAAAATTTATTTCCACTGGAAATCAACAGGGCCATTTACTATAAAACTTTAAAG CCAATCGCGCCGGGCGAGGAGCTCCTGGTCTGGTACAATGGGGAAGACAACCCCGAGATAGCAGCTGCGATTGAGGAAGAGCGAGCCAGCGCCCGGAGCAAGCGGAGCTCCCCGAAAAGCCGGAAAG